A single window of Vicingaceae bacterium DNA harbors:
- a CDS encoding heavy metal translocating P-type ATPase has product MNHQQHHSNHHKQMVEDFRKRFYVSLILSLPVLVFSPMIQNFLGYSLEFFFQDYLLFALSSIIFIYGGQPFLKGFYSEIKKREPGMMTLIAIAISVAYIYSGAVVFGLKGKMFFWELVTLIDIMLAGHWIEMKSVMGASGSLELLVSLIPDTAHKITGDEIIDISLDQIKKDDILLVKPGEKIPADGIVIEGESAINQSMLTGESIPVTKMKGDEVIGGSINGNGSLKIKVVNAGDDSYLKKVIHLVEEAQKTKSKTQHLANKAAKWLTLVAIGTGIITFISWIIAGYDISFAIERMVSVMVISCPHALGLAIPLVVAISTSVSAQHGLLIRNRTAFENARKISAIVFDKTGTLTKGEFEVSRYHSFLSEYSDKDILKIAASLEANSEHPIAQGIIQKAKELSIATFDISQFESMTGKGIKAVWNDHEIMIVSPGYLKEKNITIPATDKESSMETIVYLLIDEKLAGLIALSDSLRSESKSAIEQFKKDGIKVYMATGDNKKVAMAVADILKLDGFYAEVLPHEKVEIIKNLQSRGEFVAMTGDGVNDAPALAQADIGIAVGSGTDIAAETADIILVKSNPMDILHLIRFGKATYKKMIQNLVWATGYNALTIPLAAGILFPFGILMSPAAGAILMSLSTVIVAINARLLKYSIKN; this is encoded by the coding sequence ATGAATCATCAACAACATCATTCGAATCATCACAAACAAATGGTTGAAGATTTTAGAAAACGCTTCTATGTTTCTTTAATTTTATCATTACCGGTTTTGGTATTTTCTCCCATGATTCAAAATTTTTTGGGCTATTCCCTTGAATTCTTTTTTCAAGATTATTTGTTGTTTGCTCTCTCATCCATCATCTTTATTTATGGTGGTCAACCATTTCTGAAAGGTTTTTATTCGGAAATAAAAAAAAGAGAGCCCGGCATGATGACACTAATAGCCATAGCTATTTCTGTTGCTTATATTTATAGTGGAGCAGTTGTGTTTGGATTAAAAGGTAAAATGTTTTTTTGGGAGTTGGTTACACTTATCGACATCATGTTGGCAGGCCATTGGATTGAGATGAAATCTGTCATGGGTGCTTCAGGTTCTTTAGAATTACTCGTCAGTCTTATTCCGGACACAGCACACAAAATAACCGGAGATGAAATTATTGACATTTCGTTGGATCAAATTAAAAAAGATGATATATTGCTTGTCAAACCCGGAGAAAAAATTCCGGCTGACGGCATTGTTATCGAAGGCGAGAGCGCCATCAATCAATCCATGTTGACAGGCGAATCTATACCGGTAACCAAAATGAAAGGTGATGAAGTCATTGGCGGATCAATCAATGGAAATGGATCTTTAAAAATTAAAGTGGTAAATGCCGGGGATGACAGTTATTTGAAAAAAGTAATCCACCTGGTTGAAGAAGCACAAAAAACAAAATCAAAAACCCAACATTTGGCGAACAAAGCAGCCAAATGGTTGACATTGGTTGCCATCGGAACGGGTATAATCACCTTTATTTCATGGATTATAGCGGGATATGACATTTCCTTTGCGATTGAGCGAATGGTCTCGGTCATGGTGATTTCATGTCCTCATGCCCTCGGATTGGCTATCCCTTTGGTAGTAGCAATTTCCACATCGGTTTCTGCACAACACGGTTTATTGATTCGCAATAGAACAGCTTTCGAAAATGCCCGTAAAATATCGGCTATTGTTTTTGATAAAACCGGCACCCTCACAAAAGGTGAATTTGAAGTTTCCCGCTATCATTCATTTTTGTCTGAATATTCTGATAAAGATATTTTAAAAATAGCGGCTTCATTAGAAGCAAATTCTGAACACCCTATCGCTCAAGGCATCATTCAAAAAGCCAAAGAACTGTCTATTGCCACATTTGACATTTCACAATTTGAATCAATGACAGGAAAAGGGATTAAAGCCGTCTGGAATGACCATGAAATCATGATTGTCAGTCCGGGTTATTTGAAAGAAAAAAATATAACTATACCCGCAACCGACAAGGAAAGCTCAATGGAAACAATCGTTTATCTGTTGATTGATGAAAAATTGGCTGGGTTGATTGCTTTATCCGACAGCCTACGTTCTGAATCTAAAAGTGCAATTGAACAATTTAAAAAAGATGGCATTAAAGTATATATGGCAACGGGCGACAATAAAAAAGTGGCAATGGCCGTAGCCGATATTTTAAAATTAGATGGATTTTATGCCGAAGTTTTACCACACGAAAAAGTTGAAATTATCAAGAATTTACAATCACGTGGAGAATTTGTTGCCATGACCGGAGATGGTGTGAATGATGCGCCAGCGTTGGCTCAGGCCGATATAGGCATCGCTGTTGGTTCAGGCACCGATATCGCTGCCGAAACTGCTGATATTATCCTGGTCAAAAGCAATCCCATGGATATACTTCATTTAATACGATTTGGAAAAGCTACATATAAAAAAATGATACAAAACCTTGTTTGGGCAACAGGATATAATGCTCTTACCATCCCCCTGGCAGCCGGCATACTTTTTCCTTTTGGTATTTTAATGAGTCCCGCAGCCGGCGCCATATTGATGAGTTTAAGCACCGTCATTGTGGCTATCAACGCACGCCTATTAAAGTATAGCATAAAAAATTAA
- a CDS encoding TonB-dependent receptor: MRIVFYISICWLVNPFHLFGQNVPIVQSLPEFTIESQRLDIDSNDFEKLVKPDSAWSKIYSQQNIHQWLSMEGISFVRNYGVSNLATISLRGGNAAQTAVVIDGINVNNPMNGQTDFNAIPLFFFNDIYLFAGGNAASWGSGAVTGTIHLNQNTGKDSVASISLTQDFNSLQNYTAGLKTILVKPSLKISSNVLWQFQTNRFSLSHYDIDTAIEASSRQKGLNFSIVGNIKTHWTIIAKIYAVDLKAKIAPTLNLTDTGQYQNTGFVLSYMRFMRQKNKRKWVQTLAHNYQSIDYFDKKIGLESDNSVNFILYEHEYSMPVKSWHLSGGLNSQYEWAQSPGYENTKNRMKSALFLSTKKPFHKNMFLHLNARQEFSFFNQNFIHANVYDIRLTKNFNRHFEMMAATSKVFRLPTFNDLFWQPGGSPYLKPEKGFRHELGFSFKTLGNNQTFRHQSQIFYGIMNNQLVWTPEGTIWTAKNILHTQNFGLETQTSYQYHWSQNNSMFWQVRTYYTIADEINPGENPWEISKIQQLIYIPMYRYHFGVGINVDRWSVRWYSNYTGYIYTLSDHSQWLEPFWLHHILLGKNFRMNHNHTISCNIYVQNVFNNAYQTMSNRPMPGRTIGIMLNLNHKNNKL; the protein is encoded by the coding sequence ATGAGAATTGTATTTTACATATCTATTTGTTGGTTGGTTAATCCCTTCCATCTTTTTGGTCAAAATGTACCAATCGTGCAATCATTGCCGGAATTTACCATTGAATCGCAACGGCTGGATATCGACTCCAATGATTTCGAAAAACTTGTAAAACCCGACAGTGCGTGGTCAAAAATCTACTCCCAACAAAACATACATCAGTGGTTAAGTATGGAAGGCATTTCTTTTGTACGCAACTATGGCGTTTCAAATCTTGCCACCATTTCTCTCAGGGGTGGCAATGCCGCTCAAACTGCCGTAGTAATCGATGGTATAAATGTAAACAATCCGATGAACGGACAAACAGATTTTAACGCGATACCTCTGTTTTTTTTCAATGACATTTACCTATTTGCCGGTGGAAATGCTGCTTCGTGGGGTAGTGGTGCGGTGACCGGTACTATCCATCTCAATCAAAACACCGGTAAAGATTCTGTTGCCTCTATCTCTTTAACGCAAGATTTCAACTCTCTACAAAATTATACTGCAGGTTTAAAAACAATATTGGTCAAACCTTCTCTAAAAATTTCATCCAATGTATTATGGCAATTTCAAACCAATCGGTTTTCGCTTAGCCATTATGATATCGATACAGCTATAGAGGCCTCTTCCCGGCAAAAAGGGTTAAACTTTTCAATTGTAGGCAATATCAAAACACATTGGACAATTATTGCAAAAATTTATGCTGTCGATTTAAAAGCCAAAATTGCCCCAACGCTTAATTTAACTGATACAGGGCAATATCAAAACACCGGTTTTGTATTATCTTACATGCGTTTTATGCGTCAAAAAAATAAAAGAAAATGGGTGCAAACGTTGGCTCACAATTATCAAAGCATTGATTATTTCGACAAAAAAATTGGCTTAGAATCCGACAACTCGGTCAACTTTATTTTATACGAACATGAGTATTCGATGCCGGTTAAATCATGGCATTTATCCGGTGGATTGAACTCTCAATATGAATGGGCTCAATCGCCCGGATATGAAAACACAAAAAACCGCATGAAATCGGCATTGTTTTTAAGTACGAAAAAACCATTTCACAAAAATATGTTTCTCCATTTGAATGCACGGCAGGAATTTTCGTTTTTTAACCAAAATTTCATTCATGCCAATGTGTATGATATTCGTCTGACCAAAAACTTCAACAGGCATTTTGAGATGATGGCTGCAACGTCCAAAGTATTCCGTTTGCCAACATTCAACGACTTGTTTTGGCAACCGGGAGGATCTCCTTATTTAAAACCTGAAAAAGGTTTCAGACATGAATTAGGTTTTTCATTTAAAACATTAGGCAATAATCAAACATTCCGTCATCAATCACAGATATTTTACGGCATCATGAACAACCAACTTGTATGGACACCTGAAGGCACCATCTGGACCGCAAAAAATATCCTGCATACTCAAAATTTCGGGCTTGAAACCCAAACATCCTATCAATATCATTGGAGTCAAAACAATTCAATGTTCTGGCAAGTCCGGACATACTACACCATTGCCGATGAAATCAATCCCGGGGAAAATCCTTGGGAAATTTCCAAGATACAGCAATTAATTTACATACCGATGTATCGTTACCATTTTGGAGTGGGAATAAATGTGGACCGATGGTCAGTCAGATGGTACAGCAATTACACGGGTTATATCTACACACTTTCCGATCACTCTCAATGGTTGGAACCGTTTTGGCTACATCATATACTCTTGGGAAAAAACTTCCGGATGAACCACAATCACACGATTTCATGCAACATTTATGTGCAAAATGTCTTCAATAATGCATATCAAACAATGAGCAACAGACCTATGCCCGGTCGAACAATCGGAATAATGTTAAACCTAAACCATAAAAACAATAAACTATGA
- the pnp gene encoding polyribonucleotide nucleotidyltransferase codes for MKPEAIIEKVNLPDGRVIEIETGRLAKQADGAAVVKLGTTMLLATVVSAKEAADNIDFMPLTVDYREKFSATGRFPGGFLKRENRPSDNEILISRLIDRALRPLFPEDYHAETQVQVTLISAKEGDNPDALACLAAAAALAVSDIPFNGPVSEVRVARINGQWRINPDATDMEQADIDLIVAGTKDSIVMVEGEMKEVQEKDMIEAIKQAHEAIKKQCEALERLAAKVPGANIKREYQHETHDEELEKRIRDFAYEKYKSIALQGIADKHKRKELFKTVQDEFEQMLTPEELAEKAFLIKKYFHNVQKEAVREVILEHGKRLDGRKTDEIRPIWGEVDYLPIPHGSAIFTRGETQSLTTVTLGTKLDEQTVDGALYQGSDKFILHYNFPAFSTGEIKPNRGPGRREIGHGNLAMRALKYVIPGDDENPYTIRVVSDILESNGSSSMATVCAGSMALMDAGVKIKSAVSGIAMGLITDEKTGRWAVLSDILGDEDHLGDMDFKVAGTSEGITACQMDIKIQGLNFEILEKALEQAKRGRLHILEEMNKIIDKPRDNYKPHVPRILSLEIPKDMIGAVIGPGGKIIQSIQQETKTTITIEEKNGVGVVEIAAVDESAGAEAMERIRAIITVPEVGEVYKGKVKAIMPFGAFIEILPGKDGLLHISEIDWKKTEKVEDVLKEGDEVMVKLIGVDSKTGKMKLSRKALLEKPKHLSQKPTPTHDRRR; via the coding sequence ATGAAACCAGAAGCGATTATTGAAAAAGTAAACTTACCCGATGGCAGGGTGATAGAAATTGAAACAGGCCGTCTGGCCAAACAAGCTGATGGAGCAGCAGTAGTTAAACTGGGCACGACAATGTTGTTGGCTACGGTTGTCTCAGCTAAAGAAGCCGCAGATAACATCGATTTTATGCCTTTGACGGTGGATTACAGAGAAAAATTTTCTGCAACCGGCAGATTTCCCGGAGGCTTTTTAAAACGCGAAAACCGACCCAGTGATAATGAGATATTGATTTCCAGATTGATTGACCGTGCTTTGAGACCTTTGTTTCCTGAAGATTATCATGCTGAAACTCAAGTGCAAGTAACTTTGATTTCTGCCAAAGAAGGAGACAATCCGGATGCACTTGCTTGCTTGGCTGCAGCCGCAGCATTGGCTGTCTCCGACATACCTTTCAATGGTCCCGTTTCAGAAGTGCGGGTAGCCAGAATCAACGGTCAATGGAGGATAAATCCGGATGCAACAGATATGGAACAGGCAGATATAGATTTGATTGTGGCCGGCACGAAAGACAGCATTGTGATGGTAGAAGGAGAAATGAAAGAAGTACAGGAAAAAGATATGATCGAAGCAATCAAACAAGCACACGAAGCCATAAAAAAACAATGTGAGGCCTTGGAACGATTGGCTGCAAAAGTGCCGGGCGCTAATATTAAAAGAGAGTATCAACATGAAACGCATGATGAAGAATTGGAAAAACGCATACGTGATTTTGCATATGAAAAATATAAAAGCATTGCACTTCAAGGCATAGCCGATAAACATAAACGCAAAGAGTTATTTAAAACCGTACAGGATGAGTTTGAACAGATGTTGACACCCGAAGAATTAGCCGAAAAAGCATTTTTGATAAAGAAATACTTTCATAACGTACAAAAAGAAGCAGTCAGAGAAGTCATTCTTGAGCACGGAAAAAGATTGGATGGCCGAAAAACCGATGAAATTCGTCCCATTTGGGGAGAGGTAGATTATTTGCCTATACCGCATGGGTCGGCCATATTCACACGTGGAGAAACCCAATCGTTGACTACCGTCACTCTTGGTACAAAACTCGATGAACAAACAGTAGACGGAGCCCTCTATCAAGGTTCGGATAAATTTATCTTACACTATAACTTCCCTGCATTCTCAACCGGAGAAATCAAACCAAACCGCGGTCCGGGAAGAAGAGAAATAGGTCATGGGAACCTTGCCATGCGTGCATTAAAATATGTCATACCCGGAGATGATGAAAATCCATATACCATACGTGTGGTTTCAGATATATTGGAATCAAACGGATCGTCCTCAATGGCTACTGTTTGTGCCGGTTCGATGGCGTTGATGGATGCAGGGGTTAAAATTAAATCTGCGGTATCGGGTATTGCCATGGGCTTGATTACAGATGAAAAAACAGGACGTTGGGCGGTATTGTCCGATATTCTTGGCGATGAAGACCATTTGGGAGATATGGATTTTAAAGTGGCAGGGACATCCGAGGGTATTACTGCCTGTCAGATGGATATAAAAATTCAAGGATTGAATTTCGAAATACTTGAAAAAGCTCTCGAACAAGCAAAAAGAGGCCGTTTACACATCCTTGAAGAAATGAACAAAATTATCGACAAACCAAGGGATAATTATAAACCCCATGTGCCGCGTATATTGTCTTTGGAAATTCCCAAAGATATGATAGGGGCTGTGATTGGACCCGGAGGAAAAATTATACAATCCATCCAACAAGAAACCAAGACTACTATTACCATTGAAGAGAAAAACGGTGTGGGTGTGGTAGAAATAGCAGCTGTAGACGAAAGTGCAGGTGCGGAAGCCATGGAGAGAATCAGGGCTATCATAACTGTTCCTGAGGTGGGAGAAGTTTACAAAGGTAAAGTGAAAGCAATTATGCCCTTTGGTGCATTTATTGAAATACTACCCGGCAAAGATGGGCTGCTGCATATCTCTGAAATTGACTGGAAAAAAACGGAAAAAGTGGAAGATGTGTTGAAAGAAGGAGATGAAGTGATGGTGAAACTTATAGGAGTAGATAGTAAAACCGGCAAAATGAAATTGTCGCGAAAAGCGTTACTGGAAAAACCAAAACATCTTTCACAAAAACCTACCCCCACGCACGACAGGAGAAGATAA
- the rpsO gene encoding 30S ribosomal protein S15, whose protein sequence is MYLTKEKKAEIAKKMTGDEKNTGDSRTQIAIFTERINHLTEHLKKNKKDKVTERSLVLLVGKRRKLLDYLKRKNFEEYRKILEELSLRR, encoded by the coding sequence ATGTATTTAACAAAAGAAAAAAAAGCGGAGATTGCAAAAAAAATGACCGGCGATGAAAAAAATACCGGTGATTCACGCACGCAGATAGCTATTTTTACCGAAAGAATCAATCACCTTACAGAACATTTGAAAAAAAATAAAAAAGACAAAGTTACCGAAAGGTCTCTTGTTTTGTTGGTCGGTAAAAGAAGAAAACTTTTGGATTACTTGAAAAGAAAGAATTTCGAAGAATACAGAAAAATATTGGAAGAGTTGTCTTTAAGAAGATAA
- the accD gene encoding acetyl-coenzyme A carboxylase carboxyl transferase subunit beta — protein MGWFKRIKSGILTPSSQKKETPEGLWYKCPECKHLMPKEDFENNLWVCNKCDYHERIGSAEYFSFLFDEGKYTEIAPNLISEDPLNFEDTKKYKDRIQETIKKTGLKDAIRAAHGKLNGRKVVIDCMDFAFIGGSMGSVVGEKIARSIDYCLKEKLPLIIISKSGGARMMEAAFSLMQMAKTSAKLTQMADAKLPYISVLTDPTTGGVTASFAMLGDINIAEPGALIGFAGPRVVKETIRKELPEGFQTSEFLLEHGFLDFIVHRKDLKSKIDLMLNFFEK, from the coding sequence ATGGGTTGGTTTAAGAGAATAAAGTCAGGTATATTAACACCGTCGAGCCAGAAAAAAGAAACACCCGAAGGGTTGTGGTATAAATGTCCTGAGTGTAAGCATTTGATGCCAAAAGAAGATTTTGAAAACAATCTTTGGGTTTGTAATAAATGTGATTACCATGAAAGAATAGGCTCGGCCGAATATTTTTCTTTTTTATTTGATGAAGGTAAATATACGGAAATTGCACCCAATTTGATTTCGGAAGACCCTTTGAATTTTGAAGATACCAAAAAATATAAAGACAGAATACAAGAAACCATCAAAAAAACCGGATTGAAAGATGCCATCCGTGCAGCTCATGGCAAGCTCAATGGACGAAAAGTAGTTATTGATTGTATGGATTTTGCTTTTATCGGAGGCAGCATGGGGAGCGTGGTGGGAGAAAAAATAGCAAGAAGCATCGATTATTGCCTTAAAGAGAAATTACCCTTAATCATTATTTCAAAATCGGGGGGTGCCAGAATGATGGAAGCGGCATTTTCACTTATGCAGATGGCCAAGACGTCAGCGAAACTCACACAAATGGCAGATGCGAAATTACCTTACATTTCAGTGTTGACCGATCCTACTACCGGGGGTGTTACAGCATCCTTTGCCATGTTGGGAGATATAAATATAGCCGAACCGGGTGCATTGATTGGTTTTGCCGGTCCAAGAGTGGTAAAAGAAACTATAAGAAAAGAATTGCCCGAAGGATTCCAAACATCGGAATTTTTGTTGGAACACGGATTCCTTGATTTTATTGTTCATCGTAAAGATTTAAAATCAAAAATCGATTTAATGTTAAATTTTTTCGAAAAGTAA
- a CDS encoding fructose-bisphosphate aldolase has product MIDIEKILGEEANFLLQHECKTIPKETLMLPGPDFIDKSFGPSNRNNQVLINLQRIYNHGRLGGTGYLSILPVDQGIEHSAGASFAPNPAYFDPENIVKLAIEGGCNAVASTFGVLAQCSRKYAHKIPFIVKINHNELLTYPNKYDQILFGTVEEAWNLGAAAIGATIYFGSEESSRQIVEISQAFERAHELGMATVLWCYLRNSAFKKDGTDYHTAADLTGQANHLGVTIQADIIKQKLPETNGGYLALNFGKTHKKVYSELTTEHPIDLCRYQVVNCYSGKIGLINSGGASSGESDLKEAVKTAVINKRAGGHGLISGRKAFQRPMKEGVELLHAIQDVYFNKDITIA; this is encoded by the coding sequence ATGATCGATATAGAAAAAATTCTTGGAGAAGAAGCAAACTTTTTGCTTCAACATGAATGCAAAACTATTCCTAAAGAAACATTGATGCTGCCAGGACCCGATTTTATAGACAAATCGTTTGGCCCTTCCAATAGAAACAATCAAGTTTTGATCAATCTTCAAAGAATTTATAATCATGGACGTCTGGGTGGAACCGGTTATTTGAGCATCCTGCCTGTGGATCAAGGTATAGAGCACTCGGCAGGTGCATCATTTGCACCCAATCCGGCATATTTTGACCCTGAAAATATTGTCAAATTGGCAATAGAAGGTGGGTGTAATGCAGTGGCTTCCACATTTGGCGTTTTGGCCCAGTGTTCCAGAAAATATGCCCATAAAATACCTTTTATCGTTAAAATAAATCACAATGAATTATTGACCTATCCCAACAAATATGATCAAATTTTGTTTGGCACCGTTGAGGAGGCATGGAATTTAGGTGCAGCGGCAATTGGAGCAACGATATATTTTGGTTCGGAAGAATCTTCAAGACAAATTGTAGAAATTTCTCAAGCATTCGAAAGAGCCCATGAATTAGGAATGGCAACCGTTTTATGGTGTTATTTGCGAAATTCCGCATTTAAAAAAGATGGAACAGATTATCATACTGCTGCAGATTTAACCGGCCAGGCCAATCATCTGGGAGTTACCATCCAGGCAGATATCATCAAACAAAAACTACCTGAAACCAATGGTGGGTATTTGGCGTTGAATTTTGGTAAAACTCACAAAAAAGTATACAGTGAATTGACTACTGAACATCCAATAGATCTTTGCCGCTATCAAGTGGTAAATTGCTATTCGGGTAAAATAGGCCTTATAAACTCAGGTGGTGCATCATCCGGAGAAAGCGATCTGAAAGAAGCAGTAAAAACAGCAGTGATTAACAAAAGAGCAGGAGGACACGGCTTAATTTCGGGAAGAAAGGCGTTTCAACGTCCTATGAAAGAGGGAGTCGAACTGTTGCATGCCATCCAAGATGTTTATTTCAACAAAGATATAACCATTGCATAA
- a CDS encoding membrane protein: MFCRWRHILCIIASLFTIISCRITKNIPPGKKLLVKNEIKGVPKYISADDLEPIIRQKPNRKILFFKFNLWMYYFYKPEKVDASLEKKQRKIDKKNAKRIAKGKEPLDLEPKTFKSWITRTIGEPPVLIDTMQARKTCENMSAFMKNKGYFYAAVDYEVIPKPAFRKDKAKKAKVIYKIHPGPLYIIDSIGFRLDNRDLAKIILSECLSFFNLKGKPFDLDRLDAEREKFAKAIKNSGYYYFSKDHIYFEADTSRKPQKVDLYINVKKLREKVITSEGKDTIILRNHRPVYIGKIYVKQQYDPSQPELNFTDTLEINGIYFIQNKNALYNPKAIAFQILMKEGELYNETKHLLTYSRLNAMKTFRYVNIRFEEDPVKKNVINCFILLSPAPTHSVNLEVEGYNSGGFLGTSGNINYQNRNLFGSAEILNLKFKGGIEAQPLIFQKNSQNEIINNLPFNTFEYAPQIDLEIPRFLLPMRIDKVSQRSSPKTRFSALYNFQQRPDYQRTLSGGFLEYSWNETDYKKHTVTPFEISLLKLNPDPTFQAFLDTTTDLFIVNTFRNQLIPALKYSFIYNTQSKPKMIDFWFIRTELETAGNLLQLYSNVQKLPLDEQGSHKIFGIRYSQYVRAILDLRYYFKYPKTTFAYRFFGGIGIPYGNVNTLPFEKNFFAGGANGIKAWQVRTLGPGSMPDSLISSPINRLGNVQLEGNFEFRFPISGFIKGAYFIDVGNIWQLKKDPAKPYAEFAINRLWRDLAIGSGIGIRLDFDFFLIRFDFGVPFKNPNSANPYQIKPDIKRTPLSLGIGYPF, encoded by the coding sequence ATGTTTTGCAGATGGCGACATATTTTGTGTATAATAGCATCGTTGTTCACGATAATATCTTGCCGCATAACCAAAAATATTCCACCCGGAAAAAAATTATTGGTAAAAAATGAAATTAAAGGCGTTCCAAAATACATCTCTGCCGATGATTTGGAACCGATAATCCGTCAAAAACCCAACAGGAAAATTTTGTTTTTCAAATTCAACCTTTGGATGTATTATTTCTATAAACCGGAAAAAGTAGATGCATCGCTTGAAAAAAAACAAAGAAAAATTGATAAAAAAAATGCAAAAAGAATAGCCAAAGGAAAAGAGCCCTTAGACCTAGAACCAAAAACCTTTAAAAGTTGGATTACCCGTACAATTGGGGAGCCCCCTGTTTTGATAGACACTATGCAAGCCCGCAAAACATGTGAGAATATGTCGGCATTTATGAAAAATAAAGGTTATTTTTATGCGGCAGTTGATTATGAAGTCATACCAAAACCTGCATTTAGAAAAGACAAAGCCAAAAAAGCCAAGGTTATTTACAAGATACATCCAGGTCCTTTGTATATCATTGATAGCATTGGATTTAGGTTAGACAATAGGGATCTTGCAAAAATCATACTTTCGGAATGTTTAAGTTTCTTTAATCTAAAAGGCAAACCATTTGATCTTGACAGATTGGATGCAGAACGCGAAAAATTTGCGAAAGCTATCAAAAATAGCGGGTATTATTACTTTTCAAAAGACCATATTTATTTCGAAGCAGACACAAGCCGCAAACCACAAAAAGTAGACCTGTATATCAATGTGAAAAAATTGCGTGAAAAAGTTATTACGTCTGAAGGAAAAGATACTATCATTTTAAGAAATCACCGGCCTGTTTACATAGGCAAAATTTATGTCAAACAGCAATATGATCCTTCCCAACCCGAACTAAATTTTACCGACACACTTGAAATTAACGGTATTTATTTTATTCAGAACAAAAATGCATTATATAACCCTAAGGCCATAGCTTTTCAGATTTTGATGAAAGAAGGTGAATTATACAACGAGACCAAACATTTGCTTACGTATTCCCGTTTGAATGCCATGAAAACATTTAGATATGTCAATATCCGGTTTGAAGAAGACCCGGTGAAAAAGAATGTAATCAATTGTTTTATATTGCTTTCGCCTGCCCCAACACATTCTGTCAATCTTGAGGTGGAGGGATACAACTCGGGTGGGTTTTTAGGTACATCCGGTAATATCAATTATCAAAACAGGAATTTGTTTGGCAGTGCAGAAATCTTAAATCTGAAATTTAAAGGTGGGATTGAAGCCCAACCATTGATATTTCAGAAAAACTCTCAGAATGAAATTATCAATAATTTACCATTCAATACATTTGAATATGCCCCGCAAATTGATTTAGAAATACCAAGATTTTTGCTACCCATGCGCATTGATAAAGTTTCCCAGCGGTCTTCACCCAAAACCCGCTTCAGCGCCCTGTATAATTTTCAACAGCGCCCTGATTATCAAAGGACATTGTCCGGAGGGTTTTTGGAATACAGTTGGAATGAAACCGATTATAAAAAACATACCGTAACACCATTTGAAATTTCTCTATTGAAATTAAATCCCGATCCTACATTCCAGGCCTTTTTGGATACAACCACCGATTTGTTCATTGTCAATACATTTAGAAATCAATTGATACCGGCGTTAAAATACAGTTTTATATATAACACACAATCCAAACCAAAAATGATAGATTTTTGGTTTATACGTACAGAGCTTGAAACAGCCGGAAATTTACTGCAGTTATACAGTAATGTGCAAAAACTTCCATTAGATGAGCAGGGCAGTCATAAGATATTTGGCATTCGTTATTCACAATATGTCAGGGCAATATTGGACCTGCGTTATTACTTCAAGTATCCGAAAACCACATTTGCTTACAGGTTTTTTGGAGGCATTGGAATTCCTTATGGAAATGTAAATACTCTGCCGTTTGAGAAAAACTTTTTTGCCGGAGGAGCCAATGGAATCAAGGCATGGCAGGTAAGAACGCTGGGTCCGGGTTCGATGCCCGATTCCTTGATATCATCGCCAATCAACAGGTTGGGGAATGTTCAGTTAGAGGGCAATTTTGAGTTTAGGTTTCCCATTTCAGGATTTATAAAAGGCGCATACTTTATTGATGTGGGAAATATATGGCAATTGAAAAAGGATCCTGCCAAACCCTATGCCGAATTTGCCATTAATCGGCTCTGGAGAGATCTGGCAATAGGTTCGGGAATAGGTATACGTTTGGATTTTGATTTCTTTTTGATCAGATTTGACTTTGGTGTACCATTTAAAAATCCCAATTCTGCCAACCCATATCAAATCAAACCGGATATCAAACGCACGCCGTTGAGTTTAGGAATTGGGTATCCGTTTTAA